The sequence below is a genomic window from Aureispira sp. CCB-E.
TTCTTTAACAGCATTGAAGTAGTAAATACCTGTTGCTAATTGATTTAGATTAACTTGGTTGTTGCCTTTTTCAAGATCTCCAGTCCACAAGGTCTTGCCAGTTGCATCCATAATGCGACCGATACAAGTTCCATCATGATTTAGGATGTCAATATTTAACACATTGTTTGCAGGATTTGGATATAAGTTCATTTCCATTGTTGCTGCTTCGTCAGCAATAGTAGTTTGGTTGGTTGTACGAGCATTGGTTCCCACACAAATTTGTTTTGTTTCGCTAGAGCCAAATGAACCACCATTAGCTAGTGTATTACCATTAGAAACAAGGCTATAAGAGCCGTTGCCATACGCACAGCAAATACCATCACCATAACTATCGTTGATTGTGAAATCATAACAACCGTCAGGCAAACAGAATGTTTCGCTAACATTAGGACTGTTATTGGTATATCCATTGCCACTATAAAGCTCTTGTCCAGCACTATTTTTTAGAGACCAAGATGTTTCAGAACCATATCTATCAAAGTTTAAGTTCAAGGTAACATCGGTGCAAGTTGGACCAGAAGGAGAGCCAACACAGATTTGTTGTGTCTCTGTAGAGGTAAATGAAGCACCGCTAGCCAAGTTGGTACCATCAGCAGCAACTAAATTGTAAGAGCCATTGCCATACGAACAGCAGATACCATCACCATAGCTGTCGTTGATTGTAAATTCATAACAACCATCGGGCAAGCAGAATGTTTCAGTTGTTGCATTATCTCCATTGGAGTATCCTCCGCCAGAGTAAACCGTTTGACCAGCACTATTTTTCAAAGTCCAAGTAGTTTCAGAAGCGTAGTTGTCAAAGTCCAAATTTAAGGTAACTTCGTTGTCGCTACAAGTAGAGCCTCCTCCACCGCCACCGCCACCAGAACCTGAGGTTCCTAGTTGATCGCGAGAAGTGTTTAAGCAAGCCCACATTCTAGCTTCTTGACCTGCTGAAAACATAAACATACAGTTGTCGTCTACATAATCCATGTAGTTCATAAACATATCTCTTTTGCCTCCACTACAAGAGTTCGTGTTAGAATTAGGACAGCCATAATTCGGGTTGCCTGCGATAGGAGTATCATCTACAAAGTCATCGGCGCTACAATTACCATCTCCCCAAATGTGACGTAGATTTAAATAATGACCAACTTCATGAGTTGTTGTACGACCTTTGTTGAAAGGTGCGGAAAGGTAGAAGCCACTGCCATAGTTAACACTACCAAAGTATTGTGGAGACATTACAACACCGTCTGTTGAAGATGAACCACCAGGAAATTGTGCATATCCTAAGATTCCTCCTCCGATGTTACAAACCCACATGTTTAAATGTGTGGTTGGTGTAACTGGAGCAACCCCTCCTCTTGATGGTTTCTTCATGTCGTCGTTGGTTCCCCAAGAACTCTTTGACGTTTGTGTTCGTGTTACTCCTGCTAATGTAAATTGAATGCCCGTGCTTCCTGCAGCTACAGAACTGAAATCAGAAGGAGGGTTGTAATCTGCATTAGTACCAGCATAATCAGCATTTAATTGGTCTAACTGAGATTGAATTTGGGCATCGCTGATATTTTCTTGACTGGTTCTATAAAGAACGTGAACATAAACTGGGATGCTACGGGTCTGATTACGAGCTTGACCATGTGTTTGAAGATAACGTTGGGTGGTATTTTCTAGGTCGTTCATGCGTCTTTGAAGAACAGGATCTTGTTGCATTTGTTCTTGTAGTTTGTCGTGCGCATAACAAGATCTTCCAGGTGTGTGATTATGGCTACTGTGTTGAGCATTAATTGGTCCGAATAATAACGAGCAGAGTCCGACAACTGCTCCTATTTTTTTTATTGTAAACATTTTTAGCGTGTGTTTTTTTTTAAGCGTGATTAAATCAATGCTCTGCAGAAGCACACACAATGTTAGGCAGAAAAAGTACTTCTCGCAAAATTTTATTTTAAAAAATAGTGTACTCAAAAAATGGATTTCTCAGCACTAAGCGAACACAGTTTTGTTATATTTTGTAAGCTTATACGTTGTTTTTGAGGAAATTAAATTCGGGTTTTAAAGTGAGTTTAAGGCGTTTTTTTATCAAAAAGGACTTTTTTTAGCTTTTTAGGAAAATATTATTTTATTCCCTATGTTTTTAAAAAAAAGTAGTCTAAAGGTTAAAAATAAAATAAAATGAGTGCTTTAAATTTAATTTTTGGTTAAAAAAAAGCTAAAAAATAGTTTGTTTAGACTGTACGTTTGTTATTTATTTGGTTGTTTTGTTGTTTTGCAAAATTATCACTTGTATCCATATTTTATTTTAATTGAAACCTGTTTTGCCATTAAGTATTTGGGTTTGTTTTTTTTAAAAAAACTCTACTAGATAGAACAATTAATGGGAGTCCTTTTCTAGTAGAGATTTATGTTTTGTCTGTATGCCATATCTCTACATTAGAGATTAAGAATATACAAACTCAATTAGTATTAAAAAAACTATTTTTTTAAGAGCTTCTCTTTATTGTATTTAGCTCTTATTTTTTTTCGTCTTTCTTTTTCCTTTGCCAAATCTTTGTAGCGATAATGACTGCGGTTTTTCCCTTTTAGACGAATTGTAGAATCAGATGCGGTGTCTTTAGGAACAATTGTACTATCTATCAATGGATGATCATTTTGTTCTTGTTCAGACGCAACATCATTAGAATTACTTGGTTGGTTATATGCCATGCAGGCAACTAACATACAAGTAGAAAATGAAGCAACGATGAATCGTTTACTCATAACGAAAATAAAAATTAATTAGATAATTGATTGATTAAAAACAGGTTAGTCAACTAATATGCCAAAGATTTCTACTTGATTATTTTAATATAACCTTAGTGTTTTGAAATAAATCTGTTAAAAATTGTTACTATATTCTATTTTATTTCGAGTAGATTTGGTGAAGAAACAGAATATATGGATTATTGTTTTTATAATAAGATATTGTTGTGCTTGGATGGTGAGTAACGTGTGGGTTTTGAAAAGATTTATACACTTTTAGGGAGATTAGTAATAGCTACATATGCCCCTTTCAAACCTTTGTATTTATCTAAAAATAAGCTTAAAACACTTTTTAAATATATTTATCTACATCGTTAGAAATGCTGCAATTTAATAAATAAACAGAGCTATGAAATGGAAAAAACGTCTCTTTGGGTATATCACATTGATGTTGATGCTAGGCGGAATTTGCTCGTTCAAAAAATTACCTAAGGACTATTGGTGGTTATTAGAAACAACAAGAGAAGAATCTGCTTATACAACAACAGGAGATTTTTATTGGAAAATTACCTTTTCGGATCAAGTAAAGCAGTGGGATGGCAAGAAAATAAGTTTAAAGGGTTACTTTTATACCTATAAGGATACCTCAATTACTTTATTAACAAAAAACAAGCAACCTTTTTATGGTTGTTCTGCAGATCCTAAAATAACAATGATAGAGCTAAATGATGCTCAAAAGTTGGTGTTTAAATTAGGAAAAAGATATAAGATAGAAGGCGTGTTAGAATTGAATCATGCCTTTCATGATTCCAACTCTTATACATTTCCTTATCGGTTGACGAATGTAAAAATCCTTTAGTTAGCGCAAACTTGCCATGCGTTTCCAAAGCAGATGTAAGGTGCTTAAACACAGTAGCGCAAAAAGCCCTAGTTGCCATGGCTGATTGAAACTAATAATGTGCAATTTCATGATAATGAGCAAGGATGCAAAGGTGATAATTAGTAAAACTAAAAATTCGTATAACTCTCCTGTCCATGGCAAACGGCGAATAGAAACTCGTTTCTTTTTAAGTATATAAATGCAAAGAACCATGATAATAACAGGCAGGTAGTAAATAAAGAAAGGAAGTTGCCAGAGAGCTTTGCGTTCAAAAAACATCGAGTATATCCATAAGGTAATAGATAGAACGCCTGGGATGCAAACCTCAAAAAGCAACATGGAGTATAGGTAAGAATATGGCTTTTCCAGACTTCGCCCACGGGAAATCGCTGTAATAATAATTGTTAAAATGGGCAATAAAATAAAGAATAGGAATAGAGCAGTTTTATCATTAGTAATATAGGTGAGTAAGTCTTCTATTGTCATCTTAAAAATCTTTGTGAATAAAGTTTAGTTTTCAAAAACTAAAACTGGCACTATTTTTTTATACTTTTGTACAACTAGTTTATCGTAGCAATCCAGTTAATCTTAAAAATACAAATAACCCTATATAAATAACAACTCCTTTATATGAAAATTTAGAAACGAGTCTTGTTTTGTAGGTTATAAGGATAAAATAATTAAAATGAAAAATATACTATTGTTATTGGTTGTTATCTTGACATACAGCGTACAAGTAGATGCACAACGCAAAAAAGAAGTGAATTATTGGGAGGAAATGATGGATGTAACACTTAAAAATAAATTTGATCCTGTTACAGAACAATTTACCAATACTCCCATGTTTGGTAAGAAAATTCTGAAATTAGATGGCAAGAAAATCTATTTAAAAGGATTTATTATTCCCGCAGATTTAACTAAGGGAAGAATGACCTTGTCGAAGTTTTCCTACAGTTCTTGTTACTTTTGTGGTGCAGCAGGTCCCGAATCTGTTATTGAGATTGTAGCCAAAAATCCAATTATTTATAGAATGGACAAACCGATTATATTGGAGGGGACATTACGTATTAATAGAAAAACAGATGATCAAGAATACGATCCTTTTCGTTTGCTGTACATTTTGGAGGATGCAACGTACTACTCAGAGGATGAAGGGTAACAAAAAATAAAAAAGTAAGTAGATATTTTATATTTATAGACTGTTTTCTTCTTTAAAATATAGACCTTTGTGTCAAATTAGCTTTCTAATTGAATTTAGAAAGCTTTTTTATTTTTATCATAAAAATTATCTCAAAAGAAGATGTTACGGAATATACTAATTGGATTGATGTGTTTCTTGTATTGGGGCAATCTCATAGCACAAACAGAACAGGAAGAACCAGCAGGGAATTTATCTACTCCTCAAGAGGTAGCACATCAGCACATTTATTATTTAAACGAAGAATTTTACGACCTAGATAAAGCTGCTGCTGCTTTGGTTGGAGATCCTAAAAAAGTAACCGATAAGATACGAGATTATGCAATTAAGTTGAAACAAATATTTGATGGCAAAGGGTTGATGGTTCGAGAAGATTTGATCCCTGACAACCCAGACTATATTGATTCTACTAGTGGAAATGCTGTCTATGTATTGTTTCCAGATGAACTACCTGAAATATACATCACAAGACCAATGGTTGGGAAAAATAAACGAGCCAAGCAATATGCAGATTATTGGCGTTATGACCCTGCTAGTATTAAGCTAATTCCAGAATTACATCGAGCAGTCTATCCTTTGGGAAGCCATTATTTATTAGAATTATTGCCACAAGGAGGCAGCAGCTTTTTGGGAATAAAAACATGGCAATACTTGGCAATACTAGTGTTGGGTTTAATTGCCGTCCTCTTAAATTTTGTAATTTGGCGTTTGTTAAATATTATTTTTAAAGTATTGGCAAATACCCAGTTGGGGAGAAATCATTTTGATTCTAATATTATTACCAAGATATCGCGTATTATTAGTTATTTGGTAGTTGCTTATGTCGTATTTATTTTCTTCCCTGTTTTGATGTTGCCTGTTTGGATTAGTTACTACTTCCTAGCCTTTCTCAGAGTATTTAATACAATATGTGCTGTGTTTGTTGTTTTGAATACAGTAGAATTAGCACGTTCTTATTTTGAAGCAATTGTATCCAAAACAGAAAGCACGTCTGACGACCAGCTTTTGCCCATCTTTATTCGCATTCTCAAAGTGGTTATTATTGTAATAGGAGCGATCTATGTTTTGGATGTATTTAGTGTTGACTTGACCGCTTTGATTGCAGGTTTGTCTATTGGTGGTTTGGCGATTGCCTTAGCTGCCCAAGATACCGTAAAGCATCTGATTGGTTCTGTGATGATTTATGCTGACCGACCATTTCAGTTGGGAGATTTTATTAGTAGTGGAGACATTATAGGAACCGTAGAAGATATTGGATTTCGTTCTACTAGAATTCGTACTCCTGATAGTTCTCTAATTTCTGTGCCTAATGGTTCGTTGGTAGATATGGTGGTCAACAATATGGGAAGTCTCAAATACCGACGGTTTAATACAACAATAGGCGTTGCTTATTATACGCCACCTGTTTTGATTGAGAAATTTATCGAAGGTTTACGAGCAATTAATGAAGCACATCCAAGAACTAAAAATGACACCTCTTTTATTCATCTAAACAACATGGGTGGGTCTTCTTTAGATATTTTGTTTGTCGTCTTTTTTGACACCACAGATTATGCCGACAACTTAAAGTTCAAAGAAGAAATCATTTTTAGCATTTTAAATCTAGCAGCAGCGATGAATGTTCATATTGCCTTTCCATCTACTTCGGTTTATATCGAAAGTATGCCAGAGAAAGAAGGGCAGATGCCAAGTTATGGAGCGGCTGAACTATCAGAGGCAGATCAACAAATGCAACAGTTTTTGAGTGATTTTAGGAAAAAATACCCCGATGCTGGCGCTTGATTTTTACTAATAGAAAATTCGAAATGAATTAAAAAAATATTTTTGACATACACTTATTCACCTGCATTACAACTCAATTTATTAATGAAACATTTCTATTTATTTTGCCTCGTGCTATTTTCAGTAGAGGTATTGGGGCAACAAACTATTATTGGGAAAGTTGTTGATGTTAATAATCAAGCAATTGATTATGTTAATGTTATCAATGTGCAAACAGCAATGCATGCCCATACAGACAATAAAGGGCAATTTGTATTAGAGGGCAATTCAGTTGGAGACACCCTCGAAATTTCGCATTTAGCTTATGATAATTTATTTGTCGTACTAACCGAACAATCTTTTTTAACCGAACAAACCTTTCAACTAAAAGGCAATAATTTTAGCATTAGTGAAGTGCTTGTGAAAAACGATATTCAAAGTTTGAATGTTATTACAGCAATTCGATTGGAAACAAACCCTGTTAATTCTTCGCAAGAGTTGCTGCGTCAAGTACCTGGACTGGTGATCGGGCAACACGCTGGGGGAGGAAAAGCAGAACAAATTTTCTTGCGTGGTTTTGATATTGACCATGGAACGGATATTCGTATTAGTGCAGACGGAATGCCTGTTAATATGGTTTCTCATGCACATGGACAAGGATATGCAGATTTGCATTTTATTATTCCAGAAACGGTCAAAAGTATTGATTTCGGAAAAGGACCCTATTACACACAACAAGGAAATTTTACAACAGCAGGTTATGTTGATTTTCAGACCAAAGAGACTTTGGAGTATAGCAGTGTTGGGGTAGAATATGGGAGTTTTAATACCATGCGAGTTAAGGGCTTGTTTAACTTGCTTAAAAAAGTGAAGCAGCACGATGCTTATATTGCTGCTAGCTATAATTTATCCGATGGCCCATTTGAGAGTAGTCAAAACTTTAATCGAATTAATTTATTTGGAAAGTATACTGGGCATTTGCCCAAAGGGGACAAGATATCGTTGCAAGCGGGTTATTTTTATAGCAAATGGGATGCTTCAGGACAAATTCCAGTACGAGCAGTAGAAGGTGGTTTGATCAGCCGATTTGGAGCTATTGACGATACTGAAGGTGGACAAACTAGCCGTGGAAATGTACAGTTTGAGCATACCAAATTATTAAGCAATCATTCCAGTATTCAGTCAAAGTTATACTATTCTAATTATAATTTTGAATTGTATTCTAACTTTACATTCTTTAACAACGATTCTATCAATGGCGATCAAATTAAGCAATACGAACAGCGCCATTTGTTTGGAGGGCAGACCGAATTAAATCATCTTTGGTCTTGGAATAAAGTAGAGTTACAGGTAAAAGGGGGATTAGGATTTCGTTATGATGATAGTAATGATAATGAATTATCTCATACTAAAAATCGTCAAGAGGTACTAGCGTATTTAAAATTGGGGAATATTGATGAAACCAATATTGGTGCTTGGGTTGATGGAAATTTAACCGTTGATAAATGGCGATTTAACTTGGGCGCAAGGGTAGATTATTTTAGGTTTAATTATGTAGATTTACTAGATAGCGTTTACCAATTACAAGCCGTTGACCAAGCTGTTGTTAGCCCTAAATTAAATATAATGTATAGTCCCAATACGAATTTACAACTATACTTAAAAACAGGGATTGGGTTTCACAGCAACGATACTAGGGTAGTTGTTGCCGCACAGACTGCCAAAACATTGCCTGCTGCCTATGGTGCAGATTTAGGTGTCTTGTGGAAACCTTTTTCTAGATTGGTACTTGATGCTGCCGTATGGATGCTTTTTTCAGAACAAGAAATGGTATATGTTGGAGACGAAGCTATTGTAGAACCTAGTGGTAGTAGTTTCAGAACAGGGGTAGACTTAGGGATACACTATCAAATTTGGGATTGGTTGTATTTAGATGCGAATGCTACCTATGCCTATGCTCGTAGCATTGATGAACCGGAAGGTAACAATTACATACCTTTAGCTCCTAATTGGACTTCTTCTGGTGGTGTAGCCATACAACATCCAATAGGTATAAATGCAGGCTTGCGTTATCGATATATTCACGACCGACCTGCCAATGAGGACAACAGCATTGTAGCAACAGGTTATGGAGTGTTTGATTTAAATGCAAGTTATCAGTGGCGAGCGTTTAAATTTGGTGTTGTGATTCAAAATTTATTTAATACGGAGTGGAACGAGACGCAGTTTGCAACAGAATCTAGATTAAAAGGAGAATTAAACAGTGTTGAGGAAATCCATTTTACGCCTGGGACACCTTTTGCAATTAGGGGGCAAATAGAATATAGGTTTTAAATCGTAGTAGTTCGCTGTACTTATGAACCGAAGTGAATGAAATAAATACCATAGAGTAGTAGTGCCGTTAACTAAAAGCAAAGTGCTCAACGAGATATTACTCTAATTAATAAAGTAACTTGCTCAATAGTTCGTTGAAAAACTTTATTAGTTTGATAATCAATAAATTATTATTTCAATACATTCTGTGGCAAAATTTTGATTATCAAACTAATATGAATGTGCTTTTTTATCTTTTTGGTAAAAAAGTAAAAAATCAACGAACTACTAAAGGTTATGCATGTAAAAAGTTATGGGAATAGTTACTATATCTTTTGGTTTTTAACAGTAGGGAATAGTTTACTCCTCTGTCCTTCTTTTCTTGATAAAAGAAGCAAAATCAAGACCCAACACTACGATTAGATGATTTTTGCTGCTTGTTTGCTGAACTAGCTTGCATGCTTCGCCAAGCTAGTTCGGACGCAAAGCTGCGCAGAAATCATTGTCTAATCTCCGTTAACGGTCATTTTTATTGCTCATACAAAATTTACTTAAATAACCTTTACTAGCTAATAGACTGACAATAAAAGAATCTTTAAAATATAGATAATATGGAACACGAATATCCAGGCGATGAAGTATTTGACCGAATAGAGGAACTTTGTGATAGAGGAGATGAGTATATGGAGCAAGAAAAATATCGTCCTGCATTAAAAAAGTTTTGGAAAGCATTTGATTTATTGCCAGAACCCAAAACGCAATATCCCTCAGGAACATTTTTATTGGTTTCTATTGGTGATATTAATTTTCAAGTAGGAAATTACAAAGGGGGAGTCGAGAATTTGAATAGAGCTAAAGCCTTCCCAGAGGGCGAAGGCAATCCGTTTTTGCATTTCCGCTTGGCTCAATGTTACTTAGAGGAAGGCAATGAAAAATTAGCAATGGAAGAGTTTGAAATTGCGTTTAAAGAAGAGGGAAGTGCCATTTTTGAAGATGAAAATCCAAAGTATTGGGACTTTTTTCAAACAAATCGCTCTTAGGGGATTTTATTGATTGCACGGCTATCTTTGTTTTGCCTTACTTTAAATCATGCAGTAGTCGCACAGCTAACTAAAAGCAAATCGCTCACGAAGTAAACTAACATGAATGTGCTTTTTTGCCTTACGGGAACCAATGGACTGGAATGAATAGTCGGTTCAAAAAAAATTACGATTGTACAAAAAAAGAACGCAGCCTTTCAATTAAGCTGCGTTTTTTTATTTAGAAGTTGTTTAACAACTTTTACTTAACAACACTAGTTGGAATGGTATTGTCTTTATATTCCAAATCGTACCCATATTCTTTAAACATAAAGCCCCACTCGTTTTGAATGCGTTTAACCATAACAGGATCAATAGGAATAAAACGATTTTTTTTGTATCCTTCTTTTGAGGCTAAGTACTCTTTGATAGTAGGAGCGACTTTTTCCCAGTCTCCTAAAGAAAGTGTTTCATAGATGTTTTTAAAGATGTCTATTTCATTTTCACTACCAATGTCCTCATAGGCAACCTCAATCAAAGAACCTTTAGGAACTAAATCCCTAGTTTCAAGATAGCCTTGGTTGATTAGACGGTAGTTTTCTAAAATCATATTATCTTCTTCTTCTTCGCTGATCTCTTGTAGGCGTTGATCTCTCAAGACAGCTCTATGCAAATGTTTGGTAGAAAGGTATACTCGGAATGGATTGCGATGAATGTAAACAAATTTTGCATTAGGAAACAATTCGAGCAACTGTTTAATACGAGCGGTATTATTAGGATTTTTTAATAATAAGCGCCCTTCTCCATTTAGTTTATAAATTAACTTCAGTATATACGAGTAGTCTTTTTTCCATCGAGCATATTCTTTATCAGAGATACCTTTGAACAAATTAAACTTATAAAAGTAAGAGCGATTCTTAGGGAAATAAAAACTATTAACCCCTGCTGTTGTACTAATATTACTCAATACTTGTTCCTCTTCTTGCGGTTTGCCCAGCGTCATTTCCATATTGTCCATGGGACGAGTACTAGGTACTAAGGGAGCTAATAGGCGATTGAACCACTGCATTTTGGACATACAAATGTTGAAGAAAAAACTCTGAAAGTTATTCAAATAAACAAATTGCTTATCTTGAGCCAAGGTGTAGTGAAGGTGTGTTGTACCACTACGCCAGTGCCCTAAAATAAAAACAGGAGCCGTTTTAGATAAATCAACATTTCGTAATTTGAATCTAAAAACCAATCGTTGTAACCACTGTAAAGGAGTGGATAAGATAGAAAAAAAGTAGATTCTAAATTTTAAGAAACGTCTACTTTTATCGGTTTTGTTCGCACTGAATAAACGCCATAAATTGCTAACTCTAGTAACATAGAGTTGACTACCTGGAATTTTATAATTTGCTTTAGGATTTTCCTTTATTTTTGCCATTTTTCTTTTTCTCACTGGACTATATAATTTTAACTGCAAAGATAGAAAGTACTCCAACAATATGAAACTAGACTACAAATATGATGTTTGCAAGGCTAAATTTTTCAATATTCTAGTACGTTTTGTGGGTATATCATCTTTTTTAACAACCAAATAATTCATTTTGTTGTGGAATTCGACTTGGGAGATTCGTAGTTATATAAACGAGAGTCTGGCAAAAAGAGTTACTATTGAACGGTTAAATAAGGTTTGACCTTTTGAAATGTTCCTTTACCATCATCAAATTCTGTCAAAATTTGGATTAAATCAACACTTTTCCAAGGTCCTTCTGTTTCTCGATAATGAATAATTGCTTTGGCGTGAAACCAACGAAGATAAGGATGTGCCTTTAGTTCGTCCAAGGTAGCAGTATTGATATTGATTTTTCGAACCTCAATGGGCGCACATTCGAGATAGGGCAACATTGATTGGAAGGTAGAATCTGGCAATTTATATAGCTCTCCGACTTGTTGGCTATTAAGGAAGCCTCCTAAGCTCTCTTTTAGCTTTAGAATACGTTTGGCATAAGAAGGACCAATTCCCCTAAATTGTTGAAAGTCTTCTAAACTAGCAGTATTAATATCAATTTTCTGATACGTTTTTGGGGAGTACGTCTTTGAAGAAGCATAGGTGGGTTGCTGGACAATTTTAATATGGGCTTTGAGATGTTGGTAAACACTATCAGGTAACGTATATATTTTCTTAAAATCTTCTATTTGTCTGAATCGCCCTCCTTTTTCTCGGTAGTTTAAGATACTTCGAATGGTGTTGCTCGCCAAGCCTAAAGCTTCGAAATGTTCGCCTGTGGCTGTATTGGGATCAAAATCAAATGCGGGGGGAAGTGGTTTGGAAATTGTTGATGCTGTAGCTGTTTTTTGCGTCAACACTTCTGCTCTGCTTTTTAGGTCTATAAATGGATACAATTGTTGATAATGTTCGGAGGACAAGGTGTATATTTTTTCTAAAGATTCTTTGTCTTTAAATTGACCACCTTTAGCTCTATATTTCAATATACTTGTGATTGTTTTAACAGGCAATCCCATGGCTTCCAAATCCATTGCATCTACTGTATTGGGATTAAATTTTTGAGGTTTTAGAGTAGTGACAGCTTCTTTTTCGCCTCTAATTGCCTTCATGTTCCAGTTTTGGGTCTTTTGGGTTGTAGAATGTTTAGCAATTGGTTTTTGCGAAATTCCTTCTTCAAATGCCTCGATGTCTGCTTTCCAGTCGGTAAAGTCTGTTAGAGGAGGGGTAACAAAAAAAGTATAGGTATAAGGCAAAAAAATTAACAAAAGTAGAATAACAAGTAAGGTAATTACACCATTGCGTTCGATTCGAGAATAATAAAAAAAGTCTTTGAGGTGGTTCATAATTTTATTAAAGTAATCAACAATGTATAAAATATACTGTTGAAGGAGTTGAAAGATTCTTATAGTGAAATTGCATTAATATAATTATTATCTGTTAATAATAATTATGTATGTTGTTGTTAAATAGAGGTTTGTTTAAATTGGTTGTTGGGGCTATTCTGTTGATTATCAATTTGGTATAATTTAAAAATAAACTATTAATAATTCAAAAATTAAGATAATAAGAATAATTGTATATGCCTTACCGTAGATTAGTTTTTAGAGGTTGTGATGGCAAGTTTTTGATAATCAAAAGTTTTAGAGAGAGGAATGACGTTTTTGTATGCAATTTTGCTGGTTGCTTTCTTTCGCTGTAAGAGACTAGCTTTTGTCAATTAGAAAATATAGGGAATTGTTATAAATCATTACTCCGTTGAAAAATCGTATTAGTTTGATTATCAGTAAGATGTGTTTTTTTTATTGACCTTTGCACTAAAAGGCTGGTAATCAAACTAATGCAAGATGCTTTTTTACGTTTTTACTTCGTGAGCCTGCGGGTTCGTAGAAAAACTAAAAAATCAACGGAGTACTAATAAATTAAAACGAATGTTTTTTAAGCGTGCCAATCGGATAGAAAACAGTTGTTGGTAAACCTAAAAAAGAATATATGCCAATATTTGATACTACTCATAATCTTCGCAAAACAGTTGAAGCAATGAATGCATTGATGGGGAAATCTTTTCCGTTTTTATATCGAATCAGACAAGGTGGTATTGGCTCTAAACGGATGATTATCGAGGCATCTAGCCCTGTGTTTTTACCTTATATTAATCCATCACATTATCTGACTTATAGCAATATAGAGATACGACCGAATGGTATTTTAGTACACATTCATAAGTCTTTGGATAATTTTGCTTGGGCTATCCTATT
It includes:
- a CDS encoding helix-hairpin-helix domain-containing protein, producing the protein MNHLKDFFYYSRIERNGVITLLVILLLLIFLPYTYTFFVTPPLTDFTDWKADIEAFEEGISQKPIAKHSTTQKTQNWNMKAIRGEKEAVTTLKPQKFNPNTVDAMDLEAMGLPVKTITSILKYRAKGGQFKDKESLEKIYTLSSEHYQQLYPFIDLKSRAEVLTQKTATASTISKPLPPAFDFDPNTATGEHFEALGLASNTIRSILNYREKGGRFRQIEDFKKIYTLPDSVYQHLKAHIKIVQQPTYASSKTYSPKTYQKIDINTASLEDFQQFRGIGPSYAKRILKLKESLGGFLNSQQVGELYKLPDSTFQSMLPYLECAPIEVRKININTATLDELKAHPYLRWFHAKAIIHYRETEGPWKSVDLIQILTEFDDGKGTFQKVKPYLTVQ
- a CDS encoding sulfotransferase; translation: MAKIKENPKANYKIPGSQLYVTRVSNLWRLFSANKTDKSRRFLKFRIYFFSILSTPLQWLQRLVFRFKLRNVDLSKTAPVFILGHWRSGTTHLHYTLAQDKQFVYLNNFQSFFFNICMSKMQWFNRLLAPLVPSTRPMDNMEMTLGKPQEEEQVLSNISTTAGVNSFYFPKNRSYFYKFNLFKGISDKEYARWKKDYSYILKLIYKLNGEGRLLLKNPNNTARIKQLLELFPNAKFVYIHRNPFRVYLSTKHLHRAVLRDQRLQEISEEEEDNMILENYRLINQGYLETRDLVPKGSLIEVAYEDIGSENEIDIFKNIYETLSLGDWEKVAPTIKEYLASKEGYKKNRFIPIDPVMVKRIQNEWGFMFKEYGYDLEYKDNTIPTSVVK